From the Solanum lycopersicum chromosome 10, SLM_r2.1 genome, one window contains:
- the LOC101055511 gene encoding Hop-interacting protein THI008, giving the protein MYRRETMTAAVQREGQQQTHFADDGDDDDVDVAGGGGGGGMESIEDSSHHIGYDHNHHGLHNGTDGTIATTAAALNGVEGVPHNSLYVPGSEMVGGGSSDQLTLSFRGEVFVYDAVSPEKVQAVLLLLGGYEVPAGIPTVNMASQSHRASSEGPGRLNQPQRAASLSRFREKRKERCFDKKIRYTVRKEVALRMQRKKGQFTSSKTVSDEAASSSAEGNAGSSQEEQETLCRHCGTSSKSTPMMRRGPAGPRSLCNACGLTWANKGILRDLSKVSTTGAQELSVKSSEQNGEADGSDVMAAAGIITSDDENMVLPSE; this is encoded by the exons ATGTACAGAAGAGAAACAATGACCGCAGCAGTACAGCGAGAAGGACAGCAACAGACTCATTTCGCCGACGACGGTGACGACGATGACGTTGACGTCGCCGGCGGTGGCGGTGGAGGAGGAATGGAGTCCATAGAAGACTCTTCTCATCACATTGGCTACGACCATAACCACCACGGGCTCCACAACGGCACCGATGGTACCATAGCTACTACAGCGGCGGCGCTGAATGGTGTAGAAGGCGTTCCGCATAACTCTCTATATGTCCCTGGCTCGGAAATGGTTGGGGGAGGAAGTAGCGATCAGCTTACGCTGTCATTTCGAGGCGAAGTGTTTGTGTATGATGCTGTTTCTCCTGAAAAG GTTCAGGCGGTGCTGCTGCTGTTGGGGGGATATGAAGTCCCTGCTGGCATCCCTACTGTCAATATGGCTTCCCAGAGTCATAGG GCTTCAAGTGAAGGTCCTGGAAGATTGAATCAACCACAACGGGCGGCTTCTTTGAGTCGTTTTAgggaaaaaaggaaagaaagatgCTTTGATAAAAAGATCCGATATACTGTTCGGAAAGAAGTTGCACTTCG GATGCAGCGAAAAAAGGGTCAGTTTACATCTTCCAAGACAGTATCTGATGAAGCAGCTTCTTCTTCTGCAGAGGGGAATGCAGGCTCTAGCCAAGAAGAACAGGAAACATT ATGTAGACATTGTGGAACTAGTTCGAAATCCACTCCTATGATGCGCCGTGGACCAGCTGGCCCGAGGTCACTTTGCAATGCATGTGGACTTACATGGGCCAATAAG GGGATTTTAAGAGATCTTTCTAAAGTTTCAACTACAGGAGCTCAGGAGCTTTCTGTAAAATCTAGCGAACAG AATGGTGAAGCTGATGGATCAGATGTTATGGCGGCTGCTGGTATAATCACATCAGATGATGAGAACATGGTGCTTCCGTCTGAATGA
- the LOC101267069 gene encoding uncharacterized protein, whose protein sequence is MPRRSSGRSAPRPAPRAAPRPAPAPAHHAPPPAPMQSSGGGSMLGGIGSTIAQGMAFGTGSAVAHRAVDAVMGPRTIQHETVVAEAAAAPVSAASSAGSDACGVHTKAFQDCINSSGSDIGKCQFYMDMLSECRRNSMMNA, encoded by the exons ATGCCTCGCCGAAGCTCTG GAAGATCTGCTCCTCGTCCTGCCCCTCGCGCTGCTCCTCGTCCTGCTCCAGCCCCTG CACACCATGCTCCTCCACCAGCTCCCATGCAAAGTAGTGGTGGTGGATCCATGCTTGGTGGTATTGGTTCTACCATAGCTCAAG GTATGGCCTTTGGTACTGGAAGTGCTGTGGCACACAGAGCTGTAGATGCTGTCATGGGTCCACGCACTATTCAACATGAAACTGTTGTCGCTGAGGCGGCGGCAGCTCCAGTATCCGCTGCAAGCAGTGCAGGTTCTGATGCTTGTGGTGTGCACACTAAAGCATTCCAAGAT TGCATTAATAGCTCTGGAAGTGACATTGGCAAGTGTCAGTTCTACATGGACATGTTGTCCGAGTGCAGGAGGAACTCAATGATGAATGCTTAA